In Corylus avellana chromosome ca2, CavTom2PMs-1.0, the following proteins share a genomic window:
- the LOC132172454 gene encoding uncharacterized protein LOC132172454, giving the protein MYLKLEWGNLDSGALLKILQNSPNLERLKFSEEIDECSDYNKDDILLDPMPPCFLSTLECIEVGNYDGFENELAAVKILLKNAMALDEMVITFKECDAGNFEMQEKLYKQLIEFAIGSQNCKIILK; this is encoded by the exons ATGTATTTGAAATTGGAGTGGGGAAATCTTGATTCTGGAGCACTATTGAAGATATTGCAAAACTCTCCCAATCTTGAGAGGCTGAAATTTTCAGAG GAGATTGATGAGTGCTCTGATTATAATAAAGATGATATACTATTGGATCCTATGCCGCCATGTTTCTTGTCCACTCTCGAGTGCATTGAAGTCGGTAATTATGATGGATTTGAGAATGAACTTGCTGCTGTAAAGATTTTACTCAAGAATGCAATGGCCTTGGACGAAATGGTTATAACTTTTAAAGAGTGTGATGCAGGAAACTTCGAGATGCAAGAAAAACTATACAAACAGTTAATAGAGTTCGCTATAGGGTcacaaaattgtaaaatcatTTTGAAATGA
- the LOC132171381 gene encoding putative FBD-associated F-box protein At5g56440, protein MEANSLIHKPKKQKLNEEQGIYGNRESLISKLPDDVLLHILSFLSTKSIIRTSVLSKRWEFLWTSIPNLYFGKPLPANRTLHMNFVERALYLRDDSDIKGFFLNIDVQCDVSRVKSWITAAVRHNVQNLHIRLQDLEGQFSLPQSVFTCDTLKCLVLDIPCILQVPPINCFSNLIVLRLESVDDYTTQQLFSGLPILEVLYLMECRWGCLKVLRISAPKLHSLTITEADLWKLSDCDGLSDCDDHRDFEGCRIMIFGANIKCFFYTGEFLNEYWLYNSFSLERKLMLLSLMFLTVIRGQDKLLTAC, encoded by the coding sequence ATGGAGGCAAATTCTCTGATTCATAAACCCAAAAAGCAGAAACTGAATGAAGAACAAGGCATTTATGGGAACAGAGAAAGCTTAATTAGTAAATTACCTGATGATGTTCTTCTACAcatcctttcctttctttccacGAAAAGTATTATTAGGACGAGTGTACTTTCTAAAAGGTGGGAATTCCTTTGGACTTCTATTCCCAATCTATATTTTGGAAAACCTTTGCCTGCTAATAGAACACTTCACATGAATTTTGTGGAAAGAGCGCTCTATCTTCGGGACGACTCTGATATAAAAGGATTCTTTCTCAACATTGACGTGCAATGTGATGTATCTCGTGTTAAGTCATGGATCACTGCTGCAGTAAGGCATAATGTTCAAAATTTGCATATCCGCCTTCAGGACTTGGAAGGACAATTTTCATTGCCTCAGAGTGTGTTTACTTGTGACACACTGAAATGCTTAGTCCTTGATATTCCATGTATCCTCCAAGTTCCTCCTATAAACTGTTTCTCAAATCTAATTGTGTTAAGACTTGAAAGTGTTGATGATTACACAACCCAGCAGCTCTTTTCTGGTTTGCCAATCCTTGAGGTGTTGTATTTAATGGAATGCAGATGGGGGTGTCTCAAAGTTTTGAGGATTTCTGCCCCCAAGCTTCATTCTCTAACCATAACTGAAGCTGATCTGTGGAAACTGAGTGATTGTGATGGTCTGAGTGATTGTGATGATCACCGTGATTTTGAAGGTTGTCGTATTATGATTTTTGGAGCTAatatcaaatgttttttttacaCCGGTGAATTCTTAAATGAATATTGGTTGTACAACTCATTCTCACTAGAAAGGAAATTGATGTTACTCAGTCTAATGTTTCTTACTGTTATAAGAGGACAAGACAAGTTGCTTACCGCATGCTGA
- the LOC132170091 gene encoding phospholipase A1-IIgamma-like, whose amino-acid sequence MGMRIKHHNCDRVEAKKRIMSNIATNWRALSGEKDWEGLLDPLDLDLRRYIIHYGERVAAVSDAFIGDKESQNCGLSRYAKRHLFSMVGLEKGNPYDYEVTKYFYATTDISSSDGLIKKSISADPPAGDSNWIGYVGVTTDTGSTVLGRRDILISWRGTEGEAEWINDLTFDLVSASAILGKEHDPKVHHGWYSMYTTSHEASTYNSISCRDQVLSEVSRLLEIYKDEEVSITVAGHSMGAAMATLNAVDIVYNGYNLKPSGADDPVNPCLVTVFGFGVPRVGDNGFLQVFSDLKNIHILRVNNKPAGDIVPDLPPSVPVLFPYVDVGEELIIDTRKSPFLKTNNPNAHNLEVYLHGVAGTHGDNGEFNLDVNREIALVNKKSAALNPELLVLDNWWITKNKSMVQNDDGSWVLLDHESDDSKEQAYGPKRRRLMGVNGK is encoded by the exons ATGGGGATGAGAATCAAACATCACAACTGTGATCGAGTTGAGGCAAAGAAAAGAATCATGAGTAACATAGCAACCAATTGGAGGGCTCTCAGCGGTGAGAAAGACTGGGAAGGTCTGTTAGATCCTCTCGATCTTGATCTCCGCCGGTATATCATTCACTACGGTGAACGGGTTGCAGCTGTTTCCGACGCCTTCATTGGCGACAAGGAGTCTCAGAACTGTGGACTTTCCCGCTATGCCAAGAGGCACTTGTTCTCTATGGTGGGCTTAGAAAAGGGTAATCCATATGACTATGAAGTGACAAAATATTTCTATGCTACAACAGATATCTCAAGCAGCGACGGCCTCATCAAAAAGTCCATATCTGCTGATCCACCGGCTGGGGATTCAAATTGGATTGGGTACGTGGGGGTGACGACAGACACAGGAAGCACCGTGCTAGGGAGGAGGGACATTTTGATTTCTTGGAGGGGAACTGAAGGGGAGGCGGAGTGGATAAATGATCTGACGTTCGATTTGGTCTCAGCTTCTGCAATACTTGGAAAGGAACATGATCCTAAGGTGCACCATGGTTGGTACTCCATGTACACTACGTCTCACGAGGCTTCCACGTACAATTCTATTAGTTGCAGAGACCAG GTTCTGAGCGAGGTAAGTAGACTTTTAGAGATTTACAAGGACGAGGAAGTGAGCATTACTGTGGCAGGCCACAGCATGGGCGCTGCAATGGCAACTTTGAATGCCGTGGACATTGTTTACAATGGATATAACCTCAAGCCCTCGGGTGCAGACGATCCAGTCAATCCATGTCTCGTCACAGTCTTTGGGTTTGGTGTGCCCCGCGTCGGGGACAATGGATTTCTCCAAGTATTTTCTGAtctaaaaaatattcatatctTACGCGTCAACAACAAGCCAGCAGGCGATATTGTCCCCGACCTGCCACCGTCCGTGCCGGTGCTTTTCCCATACGTAGATGTGGGAGAGGAGTTGATAATTGATACTCGCAAATCGCCCTTCTTAAAAACTAATAATCCTAACGCGCATAATTTGGAAGTTTATCTGCATGGAGTTGCTGGAACACATGGGGACAATGGCGAATTTAATTTGGATGTGAACCGTGAAATTGCACTTGTAAACAAGAAGTCGGCCGCTCTGAACCCTGAGTTGCTTGTACTTGATAATTGGTGGATTACGAAGAACAAGTCTATGGTCCAAAACGATGATGGCTCTTGGGTGTTGCTAGATCATGAGAGTGATGACAGCAAAGAACAAGCTTATGGCCCAAAACGAAGACGTCTCATGGGTGTTAATGGAAAGTGA
- the LOC132172445 gene encoding phospholipase A1-IIgamma-like — protein sequence MSNIATNWRALSGEKDWEGLLDPLDLDLRRYIIHYGERVAAVSDAFIGDKESQNCGLSRYAKRHLFSMVGLEKGNPYDYEVTKYFYATTDISSSDGLIKKSISADPPAGDSNWIGYVGVTTDTGSTVLGRRDILISWRGTEGEAEWINDLTFDLVSASAILGKEHDPKVHHGWYSMYTTSHEASTYNSISCRDQVLSEVSRLLEIYKDEEVSITVAGHSMGAAMATLNAVDIVYNGYNLKPSGADDPVNPCLVTVFGFGVPRVGDNGFLQVFSDLKNIHILRVNNKPAGDIVPDLPPSVPVLFPYVDVGEELIIDTRKSPFLKTNNPNAHNLEVYLHGVAGTHGDNGEFNLDVNREIALVNKKSAALNPELLVLDNWWITKNKSMVQNDDGSWVLLDHESDDSKEQAYGPKRRRLMGVNGK from the exons ATGAGTAACATAGCAACCAATTGGAGGGCTCTCAGCGGTGAGAAAGACTGGGAAGGTCTGTTAGATCCTCTCGATCTTGATCTCCGCCGGTATATCATTCACTACGGTGAACGGGTTGCAGCTGTTTCCGACGCCTTCATTGGCGACAAGGAGTCTCAGAACTGTGGACTTTCCCGCTATGCCAAGAGGCACTTGTTCTCTATGGTGGGCTTAGAAAAGGGTAATCCATATGACTATGAAGTGACAAAATATTTCTATGCTACAACAGATATCTCAAGCAGCGACGGCCTCATCAAAAAGTCCATATCTGCTGATCCACCGGCTGGGGATTCAAATTGGATTGGGTACGTGGGGGTGACGACAGACACAGGAAGCACCGTGCTAGGGAGGAGGGACATTTTGATTTCTTGGAGGGGAACTGAAGGGGAGGCGGAGTGGATAAATGATCTGACGTTCGATTTGGTCTCAGCTTCTGCAATACTTGGAAAGGAACATGATCCTAAGGTGCACCATGGTTGGTACTCCATGTACACTACGTCTCACGAGGCTTCCACGTACAATTCTATTAGTTGCAGAGACCAG GTTCTGAGCGAGGTAAGTAGACTTTTAGAGATTTACAAGGACGAGGAAGTGAGCATTACTGTGGCAGGCCACAGCATGGGCGCTGCAATGGCAACTTTGAATGCCGTGGACATTGTTTACAATGGATATAACCTCAAGCCCTCGGGTGCAGACGATCCAGTCAATCCATGTCTCGTCACAGTCTTTGGGTTTGGTGTGCCCCGCGTCGGGGACAATGGATTTCTCCAAGTATTTTCTGAtctaaaaaatattcatatctTACGCGTCAACAACAAGCCAGCAGGCGATATTGTCCCCGACCTGCCACCGTCCGTGCCGGTGCTTTTCCCATACGTAGATGTGGGAGAGGAGTTGATAATTGATACTCGCAAATCGCCCTTCTTAAAAACTAATAATCCTAACGCGCATAATTTGGAAGTTTATCTGCATGGAGTTGCTGGAACACATGGGGACAATGGCGAATTTAATTTGGATGTGAACCGTGAAATTGCACTTGTAAACAAGAAGTCGGCCGCTCTGAACCCTGAGTTGCTTGTACTTGATAATTGGTGGATTACGAAGAACAAGTCTATGGTCCAAAACGATGATGGCTCTTGGGTGTTGCTAGATCATGAGAGTGATGACAGCAAAGAACAAGCTTATGGCCCAAAACGAAGACGTCTCATGGGTGTTAATGGAAAGTGA